In one Rhopalosiphum padi isolate XX-2018 chromosome 3, ASM2088224v1, whole genome shotgun sequence genomic region, the following are encoded:
- the LOC132925143 gene encoding uncharacterized protein LOC132925143: MNHGLSNNEDLHEEFKTLLIKIEPYFVALKSDLEKLLCREWLHKLFKAATHEESLRNAYLIKLLGQLEKGGNLNEPFNNLPKHNSPLLPLTTHNIPKQNINVCDKKKIKTKEETLILDVVNVHNTVDALKSTENHEYTNKIKEHTNSSQEKQLDINKNSDDSEAVHLLANESFNQEKRLDVNTIADDSKEVQQQKLTVDKSEGGDGLTLNEETKLKLESVEKVSNELKKKSQLLAEQLQEIELYADKNLINNDQLTVLNTELNKCKIDMENICNVEASGEFDTSNLLKIILDKTTVLDDTIVSEMHRLKTMVEDACASKKWMNFAMEKLREEHRLKMDEKDKFHDELNRKLLVEISQLKEYVGKVEEDAMCEQFSNERYEDEYSST; encoded by the exons atgaatcacGGTTTGTCAAATAACGAAGATTTACATGAAGAATTTAAAACTCTCTTGATTAAAATTGAACCATACTTTGTCGCATTAAAATCAGATCTCG aaaaattattatgtcgAGAATGGTTACACAAGTTATTCAAAGCTGCAACTCACGAGGAATCACTTAGAAATGCTTACCTAATCAAATTACTTGGTCAACTAGAAAAGGGAGGGAACTTAAACGAACCGTTTAACAATCTTCCTAAACATAATTCACCTTTGTTACCTTTAACCACACATAATATACCGAAGCAG AATATTAAtgtttgtgataaaaaaaagataaaaacaaaAGAGGAAACTTTGATTTTGGATGTGGTAAATGTTCACAATACTGTTGATGCTCTTAAATCCACGGAAAATCatgaatatactaataaaatcaaag aaCATACAAATTCCAGCCAAGAAAAACAAttggatataaataaaaattcagatGATTCAGAAGCAGTGCATTTGCTCG CTAATGAGAGTTTCAATCAAGAAAAACGATTGGATGTCAATACAATTGCAGATGATTCAAAAGAAGTGCag CAGCAAAAACTAACGGTAGATAAAAGTGAAGGCGGCGATGGACTGACATTAAACGAAgagactaaattaaaattagaatctGTTGAAAAAGTGTCTAATGAATTAAAG AAAAAAAGTCAACTTCTAGCGGAACAACTTCAGGAAATTGAGCTGTACGCcgataaaaatctaataaacaaCGACCAATTAACTGTACTCAATACCGAGTTGAACAA ATGTAAAATCGATATGGAAAACATATGCAATGTTGAAGCGTCTGGCGAATTTGATACATCAaacttacttaaaattattttggacaAAACTACAGTGCTTGACGACACCATTGTATCAGAGATGCATCGTTTAAAAACCATGGTCGAGGACGCATGTGCGAGTAAAAAATGGATGAATTTTGCTATGGAGAAATTGAGAGAAGAACACCGCTTGAAAATGGACGAGAAAGATAAATTCCACGACGAGCTGAATAGAAAATTATTGGTCGAAATTTCCCAATTAAAAGAGTACGTAGGTAAAGTTGAAGAGGATGCTATGTGTGAACAGTTTAGTAACGAACGTTACGAAGACGAATATAGCAGTACATGA
- the LOC132925142 gene encoding uncharacterized protein LOC132925142, with protein sequence MSQNDACKSDRCCCQLISKCEEKPVATPRPRNACGGHAEKPETSICDFLKSQPTPEWIKVSDVRPHRGNNPCAEAKSPNDCKQRDPCEQTPASGCSGKNRSSNRSKPRQECIQPTEQVCVPNNGGPQHSQHRHRNEHQRAPQPQTDCDPEDRIRVSRLIWTGMTSRRRKGDEPATPQTVQVIIHAPRPIVPSPSACRPIVQTVYAPQSIDRTLLVHRQIARHLIVPQPIARIVHVPQPTVQPPTVHRQIARHLTVRRRNVQAVHAPRPTVQPPPVHQPIAQAIHVPQPTVQPPTVRGLIAQILTVNRPIARAIRVPQPTVQPPTVRGLIAQILTVNRPIAPAVRVPQPTVQPPAVRGLIVQILTVRGLIVQTVHVPQPTVQPPTVRERIVQILTVNRPIARAVHVLQLIVRPPPVHQPIVRPFHVPIDRMPHFHRPIIGTIVRPLHIR encoded by the exons ATGAGTCAGAACGACGCGTGCAAGTCGGACCGATGCTGTTGCCAACTGATATCGAAATGCGAGGAAAAGCCGGTCGCCACGCCTCGGCCGCGAAATGCGTGCGGCGGGCATGCAGAAAAACCCGAAACGAGTATATGTGATTTCCTAAAATCGCAACCGACCCCGGAATGGATCAAAGTGAGCGACGTGCGTCCACACCGCGGGAACAATCCGTGCGCCGAAGCTAAAAGTCCAAACGACTGCAAACAGCGTGATCCGTGCGAACAGACACCGGCATCGGGCTGCTCCGGCAAAAACCGCTCTTCCAACCGATCGAAACCCCGACAGGAATGTATACAGCCGACGGAACAGGTGTGCGTGCCGAACAACGGCGGACCGCAACATTCTCAGCACCGTCACCGGAACGAGCATCAGCGTGCGCCGCAACCACAGACAGACTGCGATCCGGAAGACCG GATTCGAGTCAGCAGACTAATTTGGACGGGCATGACGTCCCGACGGAGAAAAGGCGACGAACCTGCAACACCACAGACCGTTCAAGTCATCATACACGCGCCCCGGCCGATCGTTCCATCTCCATCTGCCTGCCGGCCGATCGTTCAAACTGTATATGCGCCCCAGTCGATCGATCGAACTCTACTTGTCCACCGGCAGATCGCTCGACATCTAATTGTCCCCCAGCCGATCGCTCGAATTGTACACGTGCCCCAGCCGACCGTTCAACCTCCAACTGTCCACCGGCAGATCGCTCGACATCTAACTGTCCGCCGCCGGAACGTTCAAGCTGTGCACGCGCCCCGGCCAACCGTTCAACCTCCACCTGTCCACCAGCCGATCGCTCAAGCTATACACGTGCCCCAGCCGACCGTTCAACCTCCAACTGTCCGCGGGCTGATCGCTCAAATTCTAACTGTGAACCGGCCGATCGCTCGAGCTATACGCGTGCCCCAGCCGACCGTTCAACCTCCAACTGTCCGAGGGTTGATCGCTCAAATTCTAACTGTGAACCGGCCGATCGCTCCAGCTGTACGCGTGCCCCAGCCGACCGTTCAACCTCCAGCTGTCCGCGGTCTGATCGTTCAAATTCTAACTGTCCGCGGTCTGATCGTTCAAACTGTACACGTGCCCCAGCCGACCGTTCAACCTCCAACTGTCCGCGAGCGGATCGTTCAAATTCTAACTGTGAACCGGCCAATCGCTCGAGCTGTACACGTGCTCCAGCTAATTGTTCGTCCTCCACCGGTCCACCAACCGATCGTTCGGCCTTTTCACGTCCCGATCGATCGAATGCCACATTTTCACAGGCCGATCATCGGAACGATCGTTCGTCCTTTGCACATCCGCTAG